The Pseudalkalibacillus hwajinpoensis DNA window GTGAGCTTCACGGCATGTTTTGTCATCGATTAGAGTTTAATTGGGGACTCACTGGTATTCATGAAAAGAAAATGGCGGAAGAGGGATAAAGGATATGACTACATCTAAAGAAGAACGTGTACATGATGTTTTTCAGACGATTTCAAAGCGCTATGATGTAATGAATTCCGTCATTAGCTTTCAACGTCATAAAGCCTGGCGAAAAGATACAATGCGCTTAATGGATGTCCAAAAAGGTGCTACAGCACTCGACGTATGTTGTGGAACAGCAGATTGGACGATTGCAATGGCTGAAGCTGTTGGAGAAAATGGTCAAGCAATTGGTCTTGACTTTAGTGAAAACATGTTGGAAGTTGGATCAGCTAAAGTTAAAGAAAGTAAGCAGGATAACATTACGCTGATGCATGGAAATGCGATGAACCTTCCGTTTGAAGACAACTCATTTGATTATGTGACGATTGGTTTTGGTCTTCGAAACGTTCCGGATTATAATCAAGTGATTAAAGAAATGTACAGGGTCGTTAAAGCAGGCGGTCAGGTTGTTTGTCTCGAAACATCTCAGCCAACCATTCCTGGCTTTAGACAGGTGTATTATGGCTATTTTAAATATGTTATGCCCGTCCTTGGGAAAATGTTGGCTAAAAGCTACGATGAGTATTCCTGGCTACAGGAGTCAGCAAGTTCATTCCCTGGTAGAGATGAGCTTAAAATGCTTTTCTTTAAAAATGGCTTCAGTCGTGTCGACGTAAAGCCATACTCCGGTGGAGTCGCGGCGATGCATAGAGGAATTAAACCAGTACAAACATAAAATGAAAATAGATATTTTGTGATAATCAGTTAGGTGGATCTCATGAAATTAAAAACAATATATGCGTCCTTGAAAAAAGATTTATCCTTTATTGAATTTGAACTGGAGCAGACGGTAAATGCTCATCATCCAGTATTACGAGAAGCTTCTAACCACCTATTGAAAGCTGGAGGGAAACGTATCCGTCCTGTTTTCGTTTTGCTATCCGGGAAATTTGGAGATTATAATCTTCCCCTTATGAAGAATGTTGCGGTGGCCCTTGAGTTAATTCACATGGCCTCACTTGTCCATGATGATGTGATTGACGATGCTGAGATGCGTAGAGGTGCAAAAACCATTAAAGCAAAATGGGATAACCGTGTCGCCATGTATACAGGCGATTATATTTTTGCGCGAGCAATCGAACTGGTGACAGAACTTCAAGATCCAGCAGCTAATCGCATCCTTTCAAAAGCTATTCTGGAAATGAGTATTGGTGAAATTGAACAAATACGTGATCAGTTTAACTGGGAACAAAATGTGAGAGATTATTTTCGCAGAATTAAACGAAAGACTGCTCTTTTAATTGCAACCTCATGTGAGCTTGGAGCTGTTGCTGCAGGAGTATCAAAGGAAGAGCAAGTCCATCTCAGACAATTTGGCTATTATGTTGGCATGGCTTACCAGATCACGGATGATATCCTTGATTATACTGGAACTGTTAAACAGCTCGGAAAGCCAGCTGGAGGGGATTTATTGCAGGGTAATATTACCTTACCTGTTCTTTATGCAATGAACCAGGGGAATAGTAAGCAGGAGATCATGGCTGTTTTCTCAGAGGACTTGAACGCCTCTCAGGAAGAGGTAGATCAAGTACTCTCCATTGTTAAATCGTCCGGTGGTATAGAATACGCTCAAGGAATAAGCGATCGTTATCTTCAAAAGGCATTTGAAGAGCTTGATCAGCTTCCTTATCATTCTGCAAGAACATCGCTAAAACAAATCGCTGAGTATATCGGGAAACGAAAATATTAAAAGGAAATGTTGTTATTTTTCCGAAAATTTGATAGAATTTTGAAGGGCAGAAAAACTGTTTCTGCCCTGTACATATATCCTGTTGAAGGTGAGGAGATTTTCGTGGAAAAAACGTTTCTAATGGTCAAGCCTGATGGCGTGCAACGGAACCTGATTGGCGGAATTGTATCACGCTTTGAGAAGAAGGGCTTTAATTTAGTAGGTGCAAAATTGATGACGATTTCAAAAGATCTCGCAGAAACACATTATGGAGAGCATAAAGAGCGCCCGTTCTTCGGCGAACTTGTTGATTTCATTACATCAGGTCCTGTATTTGCAATGGTATGGGAAGGCGAAAATGTTATTTCAACAGCTCGTACTATGATGGGATCTACAAACCCAAAGGACGCAAATCCTGGAACTATTCGTGGAGATTTTGGAGTTCAGGTAAGCATGAATGTTATTCATGGATCGGATTCTCCAGAAAGTGCAGAACGGGAAATTGCTTTGTTCTTTAATGAAAGTGAATTGAACGAGTACACCAAAACCATATCAAAGTGGGTTTAATTTTAGAACAGAAATGAAAGCGCTTATATTTAAAAAAACCGGACAGTTCATGTCCGGTTTTTTTATGTCAGGCTCATTCGAATGAAATGCCTAACAGAACTTCTTTTTTAATCATACTAGCAACGGAAGAACTGAAATGTTAAAGGTAACGGTCATTTAGGGAACCATATGGTAAAGTATACGAAAGAACTTACAGAATAGTGTTTTTTTTGAGTTTTTGTGGTAGGATATCC harbors:
- the ndk gene encoding nucleoside-diphosphate kinase, encoding MEKTFLMVKPDGVQRNLIGGIVSRFEKKGFNLVGAKLMTISKDLAETHYGEHKERPFFGELVDFITSGPVFAMVWEGENVISTARTMMGSTNPKDANPGTIRGDFGVQVSMNVIHGSDSPESAEREIALFFNESELNEYTKTISKWV
- a CDS encoding demethylmenaquinone methyltransferase, which produces MTTSKEERVHDVFQTISKRYDVMNSVISFQRHKAWRKDTMRLMDVQKGATALDVCCGTADWTIAMAEAVGENGQAIGLDFSENMLEVGSAKVKESKQDNITLMHGNAMNLPFEDNSFDYVTIGFGLRNVPDYNQVIKEMYRVVKAGGQVVCLETSQPTIPGFRQVYYGYFKYVMPVLGKMLAKSYDEYSWLQESASSFPGRDELKMLFFKNGFSRVDVKPYSGGVAAMHRGIKPVQT
- the hepT gene encoding heptaprenyl diphosphate synthase component II, coding for MKLKTIYASLKKDLSFIEFELEQTVNAHHPVLREASNHLLKAGGKRIRPVFVLLSGKFGDYNLPLMKNVAVALELIHMASLVHDDVIDDAEMRRGAKTIKAKWDNRVAMYTGDYIFARAIELVTELQDPAANRILSKAILEMSIGEIEQIRDQFNWEQNVRDYFRRIKRKTALLIATSCELGAVAAGVSKEEQVHLRQFGYYVGMAYQITDDILDYTGTVKQLGKPAGGDLLQGNITLPVLYAMNQGNSKQEIMAVFSEDLNASQEEVDQVLSIVKSSGGIEYAQGISDRYLQKAFEELDQLPYHSARTSLKQIAEYIGKRKY